One genomic segment of Amycolatopsis sp. Hca4 includes these proteins:
- a CDS encoding AarF/ABC1/UbiB kinase family protein, with the protein MTDFRDPGDRDTAMPRKGAARTAKLASLPLGIAGRAVGGWGKRLAGQSAEQVNATLSAKAAEQLFEVLGTLKGGAMKFGQALSVFEAAVPDDMAKPYREALTKLQAAAPPMPVRQTHRVLAEQLGRTWTSRFASFDDEPAAAASIGQVHRAVWHDGRPVAVKVQYPGADEALRSDLRQLQRFSRLFQAFVPGTEVKPLLAELAERMNEELDYQAEAQHQRAFAKAFDGDPGILVPRVVASAPKVVVTEWANGTPLSKVIADGDRETRNLAGRLLAEFHYSSPERVHLLHSDPHPGNFMLTDDDRLCVIDFGGVARLPEGIPRHLGEMTRLALDGESTELMRLLRANRFIRPDSDLTAEEVLAYLAPFTEPLAAPTFHFTRRWMQKQAGRVGDSRGNDFRVGRSLNLPPEYLMIHRVTAGSTGILCQLDAEIPARGIVERWQPGFAG; encoded by the coding sequence GTGACCGACTTCCGCGACCCAGGCGATCGTGACACAGCGATGCCGCGCAAGGGTGCCGCCCGTACCGCCAAGCTCGCCAGTCTCCCGCTCGGCATCGCCGGCCGGGCGGTCGGCGGCTGGGGCAAGAGGCTCGCGGGCCAGAGCGCGGAACAGGTGAACGCGACGCTGTCGGCAAAGGCCGCCGAGCAGCTGTTCGAGGTGCTCGGCACGCTCAAGGGCGGGGCCATGAAGTTCGGCCAGGCGCTGAGCGTGTTCGAGGCCGCGGTGCCGGACGACATGGCGAAGCCGTACCGCGAAGCGCTCACGAAGCTGCAGGCCGCCGCGCCGCCGATGCCGGTCCGGCAGACCCACCGGGTGCTCGCCGAGCAGCTGGGCCGCACCTGGACCAGCCGGTTCGCCTCGTTCGACGACGAGCCGGCGGCGGCCGCGAGCATCGGCCAGGTCCACCGGGCGGTCTGGCACGACGGCCGCCCGGTCGCGGTCAAGGTGCAGTACCCGGGCGCCGACGAGGCCCTGCGCAGCGACCTGCGGCAGCTGCAGCGGTTCAGCAGGCTGTTCCAGGCGTTCGTGCCGGGCACCGAGGTCAAGCCGCTGCTGGCCGAGCTCGCCGAGCGGATGAACGAGGAGCTCGACTACCAGGCCGAGGCCCAGCACCAGCGCGCCTTCGCGAAGGCGTTCGACGGCGATCCCGGCATCCTGGTGCCGCGGGTGGTGGCCAGCGCGCCGAAGGTCGTCGTGACGGAGTGGGCGAACGGCACGCCGCTGTCGAAGGTGATCGCCGACGGCGACCGCGAGACGCGGAACCTGGCGGGCCGGCTGCTCGCGGAGTTCCACTACTCGTCTCCCGAGCGCGTCCACCTGCTGCACTCGGACCCGCACCCGGGCAACTTCATGCTCACCGACGACGACAGGCTGTGCGTCATCGACTTCGGCGGCGTGGCCCGGCTGCCCGAAGGCATCCCCCGCCACCTCGGCGAGATGACGAGGCTGGCCCTCGACGGCGAGTCCACCGAGCTGATGCGCCTGCTGCGGGCGAACCGGTTCATCCGGCCGGACAGCGACCTGACCGCGGAGGAGGTGCTCGCCTACCTGGCGCCCTTCACCGAGCCGCTGGCCGCGCCGACGTTCCACTTCACCCGCCGCTGGATGCAGAAGCAGGCCGGGCGGGTGGGTGACAGCCGCGGCAACGACTTCCGCGTCGGCCGTTCGCTCAACCTGCCGCCGGAGTACCTGATGATCCACCGGGTGACGGCGGGGTCGACGGGCATCCTGTGCCAGCTCGACGCGGAGATCCCGGCCCGCGGCATCGTGGAGCGGTGGCAGCCCGGCTTCGCCGGCTGA
- a CDS encoding class I SAM-dependent methyltransferase — protein sequence MSGHSHDHIDWADRLAQLRMADALDSAALAPVARRLVGSVGARPTVVDVGCGAGGMSVLFARELSLSSGGTVVLFDATPKLLVEAERAVAEVAGEAVEVVSLLGDLSDPALAVPPADLVWASGVVHHVGDQQAALRTLAGLLRPGGVVAVCEGGLEMRCLPWDLGVGRPGLEQRLLAARGAWFERMRAAIPGSVRMPYGWPRALREAGLEDVESFGALVDHPMPGSDLLREYVVHRVGWFADVAGEWLDADDLAAVAALTDPESPDFLGRRDDLSLLGAKAIHCGRLR from the coding sequence ATGTCCGGACACTCCCACGACCACATCGACTGGGCGGACCGCCTGGCTCAGCTGCGGATGGCCGATGCCCTTGATTCCGCGGCGCTTGCGCCCGTTGCGCGGCGGCTTGTCGGCTCTGTTGGGGCGCGGCCGACCGTTGTCGATGTCGGGTGTGGGGCTGGGGGGATGAGCGTGCTGTTCGCGCGCGAACTCTCGCTTTCTTCCGGGGGCACCGTTGTGCTCTTCGATGCCACGCCGAAGCTGCTTGTCGAGGCTGAACGGGCCGTTGCCGAGGTTGCCGGTGAGGCCGTTGAGGTTGTCAGCCTGCTCGGGGATCTCAGTGATCCCGCCCTTGCCGTTCCGCCCGCCGATCTCGTGTGGGCCTCCGGGGTTGTGCACCACGTCGGTGATCAGCAGGCCGCGCTGCGGACGCTCGCCGGCCTCTTGCGGCCGGGTGGGGTGGTGGCCGTCTGCGAAGGGGGGCTCGAAATGCGGTGCCTTCCGTGGGATCTGGGCGTCGGGCGGCCCGGGCTGGAGCAGCGGCTGCTCGCCGCGCGGGGGGCCTGGTTCGAACGGATGCGGGCCGCGATTCCGGGAAGCGTGCGCATGCCCTACGGGTGGCCGCGGGCGCTTCGGGAGGCCGGGCTCGAGGATGTCGAGTCGTTCGGTGCGCTCGTCGATCACCCGATGCCCGGCTCGGACCTCCTTCGCGAATACGTCGTGCACCGCGTCGGGTGGTTTGCCGATGTGGCCGGGGAGTGGCTCGATGCCGATGATCTCGCCGCCGTCGCCGCGCTCACCGATCCGGAGAGCCCGGACTTCCTCGGCCGCCGGGACGACCTCTCCCTGCTGGGCGCCAAAGCGATCCACTGTGGACGGTTGCGGTGA
- a CDS encoding WhiB family transcriptional regulator, with translation MSSAIAYTSGEAIFADLLDPIAVPDVALPCRSGDADLWFAESPAELERAKAQCADCPVREACLAGALARREPWGVWGGEIFERGAVIARKRPRGRPRKNAVVEPAAAKAGGDHRSAAA, from the coding sequence ATGTCTTCGGCCATCGCCTACACCTCGGGTGAGGCAATATTCGCCGACCTGCTCGACCCGATCGCCGTCCCCGACGTCGCCCTGCCCTGCCGTTCGGGCGACGCGGACCTGTGGTTCGCGGAGTCCCCGGCCGAGCTCGAGCGCGCCAAGGCGCAGTGCGCGGACTGCCCGGTCCGCGAGGCCTGCCTGGCGGGCGCACTGGCCCGCCGCGAGCCCTGGGGCGTCTGGGGCGGCGAGATCTTCGAGCGCGGCGCGGTGATCGCGCGCAAGCGGCCCCGCGGCCGCCCGCGCAAGAACGCAGTCGTCGAGCCCGCCGCGGCCAAGGCCGGCGGCGACCACCGGAGCGCCGCCGCATGA
- a CDS encoding ATP-dependent DNA helicase UvrD2, translating to MTGVLSPKSLNRLLDGLDPEQRAAASAPRGPVCVLAGAGTGKTRTITHRIAHLVRSGHVSAGQVLAVTFTTRAAGEMRTRLRGLGVDAAQALTFHAAARRQLRYFWPRVVGDRPWDLLENKLRYVGQAANRAKLGTEVEVLRDLASEIEWAKASLISPDDYPAVTARAQRDIPAPAAQVAEVYRTYEELKNAAQVLDFDDLLLHTTAVLEEHGAVAEEFRDRYRCFVVDEYQDVTPLQQRLLDAWLGGRDDLTVVGDANQTIYSFGGASPRPLLEFTRRYPDATVVRLERDYRSTPEVVALANRVIGAARGRPAGSRLKLIGQRPPGPEPRFGEFEDEAVEAAAVARRVRELLDGGVSASEIAVLYRINAQSEAYESALADAGIPYLVRGGERFFNRTEVRQAMSALRAASGDGSSDLVTTVRSVLARVGLTESPPAGGAAKERWDALLAIVELAEELAAAVPDADVPRFNAELDQRAAAQHPPTVEGVTLASLHAAKGLEWDAVFLVGLAEGTMPILHADGDEAAIEEERRLFYVGVTRAREHLWLSWALARTPGARRNRRRSRFLYGLVPEDHPAARVARSQQKPSTPVKTRCRVCGGPLLETLEVKLGRCGRCPSTVDEDLLERLKSWRADRARELKVPAFVVFTDATLMAIAEQRPADEAGLVSISGIGATKLERFGAGILGVVRASTGS from the coding sequence GTGACCGGCGTACTTTCACCCAAGAGCCTGAACCGACTGCTCGACGGTCTCGACCCCGAGCAGCGCGCCGCCGCCAGTGCCCCACGGGGGCCGGTCTGCGTGCTGGCCGGCGCCGGCACGGGCAAGACCCGCACGATCACCCACCGGATCGCCCACCTCGTCCGATCGGGGCACGTTTCCGCCGGTCAGGTCCTCGCCGTCACCTTCACGACGCGCGCGGCGGGGGAGATGCGGACGCGGCTGCGCGGCCTCGGCGTCGACGCGGCGCAGGCGCTGACGTTCCACGCTGCCGCCCGCCGCCAGCTCCGCTACTTCTGGCCGCGCGTGGTCGGCGACCGGCCGTGGGACCTGCTGGAGAACAAGCTGCGGTACGTCGGCCAGGCCGCGAACCGGGCCAAGCTCGGCACCGAGGTCGAGGTCCTGCGCGACCTGGCGAGCGAGATCGAGTGGGCGAAGGCGTCGCTGATCAGCCCGGACGACTACCCGGCCGTCACCGCGCGCGCCCAGCGGGACATCCCGGCCCCGGCCGCGCAGGTCGCCGAGGTGTACCGCACGTACGAAGAACTGAAGAACGCCGCGCAGGTGCTCGACTTCGACGACCTCCTGCTGCACACGACCGCGGTGCTCGAGGAGCACGGCGCCGTCGCCGAGGAGTTCCGCGACCGCTACCGGTGCTTCGTCGTCGACGAGTACCAGGACGTCACGCCGCTGCAGCAGCGCCTGCTCGACGCGTGGCTCGGCGGCCGCGACGACCTGACCGTCGTCGGCGACGCCAACCAGACCATCTACTCCTTCGGCGGCGCGTCGCCGCGGCCGCTGCTGGAGTTCACGCGGCGCTACCCGGACGCCACGGTCGTCCGCCTTGAGCGCGACTACCGGTCGACGCCCGAAGTCGTCGCGCTGGCCAACCGGGTGATCGGCGCGGCGCGCGGCCGGCCGGCGGGCTCGCGGCTGAAGCTGATCGGCCAGCGGCCGCCGGGGCCGGAGCCGCGCTTCGGCGAGTTCGAGGACGAGGCGGTCGAGGCGGCCGCCGTCGCGCGCCGGGTGCGCGAGTTGCTCGACGGCGGCGTCTCGGCGAGCGAGATCGCGGTCCTCTACCGGATCAACGCCCAGTCCGAGGCCTACGAGTCGGCGCTGGCCGACGCCGGCATCCCGTACCTGGTCCGCGGCGGCGAGCGGTTCTTCAACCGCACGGAGGTCCGCCAGGCGATGTCCGCGCTGCGCGCGGCGAGCGGCGACGGCAGCTCCGACCTGGTCACGACGGTGCGTTCGGTGCTCGCGCGGGTCGGCCTGACCGAGTCGCCGCCCGCCGGCGGCGCGGCCAAGGAGCGGTGGGACGCGCTGCTGGCGATCGTCGAGCTGGCCGAGGAGCTCGCGGCGGCGGTTCCCGACGCCGACGTGCCCCGGTTCAACGCCGAGCTCGACCAGCGCGCCGCGGCCCAGCACCCGCCGACGGTCGAGGGCGTGACGCTGGCGTCGCTGCACGCGGCGAAGGGCCTGGAGTGGGACGCCGTGTTCCTCGTCGGCCTGGCCGAGGGCACGATGCCGATCCTGCACGCCGACGGCGACGAAGCGGCCATCGAGGAGGAGCGGCGGCTGTTCTACGTCGGCGTCACCCGGGCCCGCGAGCACCTGTGGCTGTCCTGGGCACTGGCCCGCACGCCGGGCGCGCGGCGCAACCGGCGGCGCAGCCGGTTCCTCTACGGCCTGGTTCCCGAGGACCACCCGGCCGCCCGCGTGGCGCGGTCACAGCAGAAGCCGTCGACGCCGGTCAAGACGCGGTGCCGCGTCTGCGGCGGCCCGCTGCTGGAGACCCTCGAGGTCAAGCTCGGCCGCTGCGGGCGCTGCCCGTCCACAGTGGATGAGGACCTGCTGGAGCGGCTGAAGTCGTGGCGCGCCGACCGGGCCCGCGAGCTGAAGGTGCCGGCGTTCGTCGTCTTCACGGACGCGACGCTGATGGCCATCGCCGAGCAGCGCCCGGCCGACGAGGCGGGGCTGGTGTCGATCTCCGGCATCGGCGCGACGAAGCTCGAGCGCTTCGGCGCGGGGATCCTCGGGGTCGTCCGGGCGTCGACGGGGTCTTGA
- a CDS encoding DUF4191 domain-containing protein, with amino-acid sequence MAGQQDKEAAKQAKKEKRAASKARRGQLFEAFKMQRKEDPWLIPWMVGAIVVVAGVLFGVGFFFDMQWVLLPLGLILGGLAAMIIFGRRVQRTVYSKADGQPGAAAWALENLRGRWKVTPTVAATTQLDAVHRVLGGPGVVLVAEGAPHRVKTLLAQEKKRVSRLIGDTPIYDVIIGHEDKQIPLKKLQGYLMKLPRNLKPAQVDALEAKLAALGNRGAALPKGPMPAGAKMRNVQRTIRRR; translated from the coding sequence ATGGCGGGACAGCAGGACAAGGAAGCGGCCAAGCAGGCCAAGAAGGAGAAGCGCGCGGCGAGCAAGGCACGCCGTGGCCAGCTCTTCGAGGCCTTCAAGATGCAGCGCAAGGAAGACCCTTGGCTCATCCCGTGGATGGTCGGCGCGATCGTCGTCGTGGCCGGCGTCCTGTTCGGGGTCGGGTTCTTCTTCGACATGCAGTGGGTGCTGCTGCCGCTGGGCCTGATCCTGGGCGGCCTGGCCGCCATGATCATCTTCGGCCGCCGGGTGCAGCGCACGGTGTACTCGAAGGCCGACGGCCAGCCCGGCGCGGCGGCCTGGGCGCTGGAGAACCTGCGCGGCCGCTGGAAGGTGACGCCGACCGTCGCCGCCACCACGCAGCTCGACGCGGTGCACCGGGTCCTCGGCGGCCCCGGCGTGGTGCTGGTCGCCGAAGGCGCGCCGCACCGCGTGAAGACCCTGCTCGCCCAGGAGAAGAAGCGCGTCTCCCGCCTGATCGGCGACACGCCGATCTACGACGTGATCATCGGGCACGAGGACAAGCAGATCCCGCTGAAGAAGCTCCAGGGCTACCTGATGAAGCTGCCCCGCAACCTCAAGCCGGCCCAGGTCGACGCCCTCGAGGCAAAGCTGGCCGCGCTCGGCAACCGCGGCGCGGCACTGCCGAAGGGCCCGATGCCGGCCGGCGCGAAGATGCGCAACGTCCAGCGGACGATCCGCCGCCGCTGA
- a CDS encoding RDD family protein: MPESGVGASASGGARLLGLIVDLVVAALVTAIFLHPSLQDPVAMQQFNLWSGGVWAVISVISAGFFGFTPGMAAVGIRVARLDGAALVGPLRALVRAALTFVIIPAAVRNADGRSWLDRLTGTVVIRMR, translated from the coding sequence TTGCCCGAATCGGGCGTCGGGGCGTCGGCGAGCGGAGGTGCGCGCCTGCTCGGCCTGATCGTCGACTTGGTGGTCGCGGCCCTGGTCACGGCGATCTTCCTGCACCCCAGCCTGCAGGACCCGGTGGCGATGCAGCAGTTCAACCTCTGGTCCGGCGGCGTGTGGGCGGTCATCTCGGTCATCTCGGCCGGCTTCTTCGGCTTCACGCCGGGCATGGCCGCGGTCGGCATCCGCGTCGCGCGGCTCGACGGCGCCGCGCTGGTCGGCCCGCTGCGCGCGCTGGTCCGGGCCGCGCTGACGTTCGTGATCATCCCGGCGGCGGTCCGCAACGCCGACGGCCGCAGCTGGCTGGACCGGCTGACCGGCACCGTCGTGATCCGGATGCGCTAG
- the glnA gene encoding type I glutamate--ammonia ligase: MPTTPDDIQRLIADEDVEVIDVQFCDLPGVMQHFTVPAKAFTEEAYEEGLAFDGSSVRGFQSIHESDMLLLPDPATARIDPFRKAKTLALNFFVHDPFTREAYSRDPRNIARKAEQYISEYGVADNVYFGPEAEFYIFDSVRFDSAEHASFHEIDSIEGWWNTGADEVGGNQGYKTKFKGGYFPVPPVDHFADLRDEIVRNLQGSGFEIERAHHEVGTAGQTEINYKFNTLLHAADDLQLFKYIVKNTVFAAGKTATFMPKPLAGDNGSGMHCHQSLWKDGQPLFHDESGYAGLSDTARHYIGGLLKHAPSLLAFTNPTVNSYHRLVPGFEAPVSLVYSQRNRSACVRIPITGNNPKAKRAEFRCPDSSGNPYLAFSAMMMAGLDGIKNKIEPPEPIDKDLYELPPEEAKDVKLVPGDLGTVLDTLEADHDYLLEGGVFTPDVIETWISYKRENEIDPLRLRPHPYEFALYYDV, translated from the coding sequence GTGCCCACTACTCCAGACGACATCCAGCGCCTCATCGCCGATGAGGACGTCGAAGTCATCGACGTCCAGTTCTGCGACCTGCCCGGCGTGATGCAGCACTTCACGGTCCCCGCGAAGGCCTTCACCGAAGAGGCCTACGAAGAGGGTCTCGCGTTCGACGGCTCCTCGGTGCGCGGCTTCCAGTCCATCCACGAGTCCGACATGCTGCTGCTGCCGGACCCGGCCACCGCCCGGATCGACCCGTTCCGCAAGGCGAAGACGCTCGCCCTCAACTTCTTCGTGCACGACCCCTTCACCCGTGAGGCGTACAGCCGCGACCCGCGCAACATCGCGCGCAAGGCCGAGCAGTACATCTCCGAGTACGGCGTCGCCGACAACGTCTACTTCGGCCCCGAAGCCGAGTTCTACATCTTCGACTCGGTCCGCTTCGACTCCGCCGAGCACGCCTCCTTCCACGAGATCGACTCGATCGAGGGCTGGTGGAACACCGGCGCCGACGAGGTCGGCGGCAACCAGGGCTACAAGACGAAGTTCAAGGGCGGCTACTTCCCGGTCCCGCCGGTCGACCACTTCGCCGACCTGCGCGACGAGATCGTCCGCAACCTGCAGGGCTCCGGTTTCGAGATCGAGCGCGCGCACCACGAGGTGGGCACCGCCGGCCAGACCGAGATCAACTACAAGTTCAACACGCTGCTGCACGCGGCCGACGACCTGCAGCTGTTCAAGTACATCGTGAAGAACACGGTGTTCGCGGCGGGCAAGACGGCGACGTTCATGCCGAAGCCCCTCGCCGGCGACAACGGCTCGGGCATGCACTGCCACCAGTCGCTGTGGAAGGACGGTCAGCCGCTGTTCCACGACGAGTCGGGCTACGCCGGCCTGTCGGACACCGCGCGCCACTACATCGGCGGCCTGCTCAAGCACGCCCCGAGCCTGCTGGCCTTCACGAACCCGACGGTGAACTCCTACCACCGCCTGGTCCCGGGCTTCGAGGCCCCGGTTTCGCTGGTCTACTCGCAGCGCAACCGCTCGGCCTGCGTCCGCATCCCGATCACGGGCAACAACCCGAAGGCCAAGCGCGCCGAGTTCCGCTGCCCGGACTCCTCGGGCAACCCGTACCTGGCCTTCTCGGCGATGATGATGGCCGGCCTGGACGGCATCAAGAACAAGATCGAGCCGCCGGAGCCGATCGACAAGGACCTCTACGAGCTCCCGCCCGAGGAGGCCAAGGACGTCAAGCTGGTCCCGGGCGACCTCGGCACGGTCCTGGACACGCTCGAGGCCGACCACGACTACCTCCTCGAGGGCGGCGTGTTCACCCCGGACGTGATCGAGACGTGGATCTCGTACAAGCGCGAGAACGAGATCGACCCGCTGCGCCTGCGCCCGCACCCGTACGAGTTCGCTCTGTACTACGACGTGTGA
- a CDS encoding thioesterase family protein: MTDREPFRTRIKVRHYELDTLGHLNHAVYHSYGEVSRLELLEAAGAVKGLPGVASVLLETHVVFRRELRAGDEVDVTCDVQFGTGKTFKMNSNIIKLDGTLAAEIQCTLGLMDLERRKLVEDPRGRFEAAGADLRVLSTSE, from the coding sequence GTGACCGATCGCGAGCCTTTCCGGACCCGGATCAAGGTCCGGCACTACGAGCTGGACACCCTGGGCCACCTCAACCACGCCGTCTACCACTCGTACGGGGAGGTCTCCCGCCTGGAGCTCCTCGAGGCGGCGGGCGCGGTGAAGGGCCTGCCGGGGGTGGCATCGGTGCTGCTGGAGACGCACGTGGTGTTCCGCCGCGAGCTGCGAGCGGGCGACGAAGTCGACGTGACGTGCGACGTGCAGTTCGGCACCGGCAAGACGTTCAAGATGAACTCGAACATCATCAAGCTGGACGGCACCCTGGCGGCGGAGATCCAGTGCACGCTGGGGCTGATGGACCTGGAGCGCCGCAAGCTGGTGGAGGACCCGCGAGGCCGTTTCGAGGCGGCGGGCGCGGACCTGAGAGTTTTGTCGACGTCGGAGTAG
- a CDS encoding bifunctional [glutamine synthetase] adenylyltransferase/[glutamine synthetase]-adenylyl-L-tyrosine phosphorylase, with protein sequence MADRARTTVSAARYGFTDARAEGQLRAAGWWSDAGPAEPAADVLAALSRTADPDLALRGLDRIREADAAEWADLEAQLRTHRTFRGRFLSVLGTSSALADFLAANPDQWRSLTADKCTDSACYREALRTALLADDGSVLTGLKAEQALKVAYRGQLLGIAAADLGHVVEAGLEHPGYAEVAAQLTELAEAALAAGLVVAEAEAGASAEGTLAIIAMGKCGGRELNYVSDVDVIFVGGGDLGLATRLASTMMRVVDRACFEVDAALRPEGKAGALVRTVDSHHGYYQKWAKTWEFQALLKARPVAGDAELGRQYAEMVAPLVWSAADRENFVGEVQQMRRRVEGHVPSEHAERELKLGRGGLRDVEFAVQLLQLVHGRVDAALRSPSTMDALEALGEGGYVGRQDAAELGASYEFLRMIEHRLQLRRLRRTHLFPAPSDTVELRILARASGIKASGGKSQGETLLAEFRRHGQGIRRLHEKIFYRPLLQSVANVPTEALRLTTKQAASRLAALGYTAPDGALQHIKALTAGVSRRAAIQQALLPVLLDLFADTPDPDGGLLSYRKVSEALEETPWYLRVLRDEGTVVENLAFLLGTSRLVPDLLVRAPEVLQLLGDPARLLGRTPAEVATSLRAAVRRQPGLKTAVGAARSLRRHELLRIACADLLGLLDVPAVCEALSSVWVAVLQGALAAAFRQRQAELGRTPARIAVIGMGRLGGAELGYGSDADVLFVCEPSKGVSDADAVRFASSVAETVRKMLGAPSSDPGLVVDADLRPEGRSGPLVRTLESYRAYYARWGEVWEAQALLRARFIAGDEELGERFIAMIDPIRYPEGGLDATKAREIRRIKARVETERMPRGADATLHTKLGRGGLADVEWTVQLLQLQHAHEVPGLRTTSTLDALAVLPEAGLAEQPEADSLTEAWLLATRVRNAGMLVRGKAVDQVPSSGRDLAAVARVLGQSAGDDPGEFLDSYRRITRRAHAVVEHLFYEA encoded by the coding sequence ATGGCAGACCGCGCGCGAACGACCGTTTCGGCGGCGAGGTACGGCTTCACCGACGCCCGTGCCGAGGGGCAGTTGCGCGCGGCAGGCTGGTGGTCCGACGCCGGCCCGGCCGAGCCGGCCGCCGACGTGCTCGCGGCGTTGTCCCGCACCGCCGACCCGGACCTCGCGCTGCGCGGGCTCGACCGGATCCGCGAGGCCGACGCCGCCGAATGGGCCGACCTCGAAGCGCAACTGCGCACCCACCGGACCTTCCGCGGCCGCTTCCTCAGCGTGCTGGGGACCTCGAGCGCACTCGCGGACTTCCTCGCCGCGAACCCGGACCAGTGGCGCTCGCTCACCGCGGACAAGTGCACCGACTCCGCCTGCTACCGCGAAGCCCTCCGCACGGCGCTCCTGGCCGATGACGGATCGGTGCTCACCGGCCTGAAAGCCGAGCAGGCGCTGAAGGTCGCCTACCGTGGTCAGCTGCTCGGCATCGCCGCCGCCGACCTCGGGCACGTGGTCGAAGCCGGGCTCGAGCACCCGGGCTACGCCGAGGTCGCGGCGCAGCTGACCGAGCTCGCGGAGGCCGCGCTCGCCGCCGGGCTGGTCGTCGCCGAGGCCGAAGCCGGCGCGTCCGCCGAAGGCACCCTCGCGATCATCGCGATGGGCAAGTGCGGGGGCCGGGAGCTCAACTACGTCAGCGACGTCGACGTCATCTTCGTGGGCGGGGGTGACCTCGGCCTCGCGACGCGGCTGGCGAGCACGATGATGCGCGTCGTCGACAGGGCGTGCTTCGAGGTCGACGCGGCGCTGCGCCCGGAAGGCAAGGCCGGCGCGCTCGTCCGCACGGTGGACAGCCACCACGGCTACTACCAGAAGTGGGCCAAGACCTGGGAGTTCCAGGCGCTGCTCAAGGCGCGGCCGGTGGCGGGGGACGCCGAACTGGGCCGCCAGTACGCCGAGATGGTGGCGCCGCTGGTGTGGTCGGCGGCCGACCGGGAGAACTTCGTCGGCGAGGTGCAGCAGATGCGCCGCCGGGTCGAGGGCCACGTGCCGTCCGAGCACGCCGAGCGTGAGCTGAAGCTGGGCCGCGGCGGCCTGCGCGACGTCGAGTTCGCGGTGCAGCTGCTGCAGCTGGTGCACGGCCGGGTCGACGCGGCCCTGCGCTCGCCGTCCACGATGGACGCCCTCGAGGCGCTCGGCGAAGGCGGCTACGTCGGCCGCCAGGACGCCGCCGAGCTGGGCGCGTCCTACGAGTTCCTGCGGATGATCGAGCACCGGCTGCAGCTGCGGCGGCTGCGTCGCACCCACCTGTTCCCGGCGCCGTCGGACACCGTCGAGCTGCGCATCCTCGCCCGGGCGAGCGGGATCAAGGCCAGCGGCGGCAAGAGCCAGGGCGAGACGCTGCTCGCGGAGTTCCGGCGGCACGGCCAGGGCATCCGGCGCCTGCACGAAAAGATCTTCTACCGGCCGCTGCTGCAGTCGGTCGCGAACGTCCCGACCGAGGCGCTGCGGCTGACCACCAAGCAGGCCGCCAGCCGACTGGCCGCGCTCGGTTACACCGCGCCAGACGGAGCGCTCCAGCACATCAAGGCCCTCACGGCGGGCGTCTCTCGGCGCGCGGCGATCCAGCAGGCGCTGCTGCCGGTGCTGCTCGACCTCTTCGCCGACACCCCCGACCCCGACGGCGGCCTGCTGTCGTACCGGAAGGTGTCCGAGGCGCTGGAGGAAACCCCGTGGTACCTGCGGGTCCTGCGCGACGAGGGCACGGTCGTGGAGAACCTGGCCTTCCTGCTCGGCACGTCCCGGCTGGTGCCGGACCTGCTGGTCCGCGCGCCGGAGGTGCTCCAGCTGCTCGGCGACCCGGCCCGGCTGCTGGGCCGCACGCCCGCCGAGGTGGCGACGTCGCTGCGGGCCGCCGTCCGGCGCCAGCCGGGGTTGAAAACCGCCGTCGGCGCCGCGCGATCGTTGCGGCGGCACGAACTCCTGCGCATCGCGTGTGCGGACCTGCTGGGGCTGCTGGACGTGCCGGCGGTCTGCGAAGCGCTCTCTTCGGTGTGGGTCGCGGTGCTGCAGGGCGCGCTGGCGGCGGCGTTCCGCCAGCGGCAGGCGGAACTCGGCCGCACGCCGGCGCGCATCGCGGTCATCGGCATGGGCAGGCTCGGCGGCGCGGAGCTCGGCTACGGCTCCGACGCGGACGTCCTCTTCGTGTGCGAGCCGTCCAAAGGGGTTTCGGACGCCGACGCCGTCAGGTTCGCTTCGTCGGTCGCGGAGACGGTCCGGAAGATGCTGGGCGCGCCGAGTTCCGATCCGGGCCTGGTCGTCGACGCCGACCTGCGGCCGGAGGGGCGCAGCGGGCCGCTGGTCCGGACGCTGGAGTCCTACCGCGCGTACTACGCGCGGTGGGGCGAGGTGTGGGAGGCGCAGGCCCTGCTGCGCGCGCGGTTCATCGCCGGCGACGAAGAGCTGGGCGAGCGCTTCATCGCGATGATCGACCCGATCCGCTACCCCGAAGGTGGCCTGGACGCGACGAAGGCGCGTGAGATCCGCCGCATCAAGGCCCGCGTCGAGACCGAGCGCATGCCCCGCGGCGCCGACGCGACCCTGCACACGAAGCTCGGCCGCGGCGGTCTCGCCGACGTCGAGTGGACGGTGCAGTTGCTGCAGCTGCAGCACGCGCACGAGGTGCCCGGGCTGCGGACGACGTCGACCCTCGACGCGCTGGCGGTGCTCCCGGAGGCGGGCCTCGCCGAGCAGCCGGAGGCGGACTCGCTGACCGAGGCGTGGCTGCTGGCGACCCGCGTGCGCAACGCGGGGATGCTGGTGCGCGGCAAGGCGGTCGACCAGGTGCCGAGCTCGGGCCGCGACCTGGCGGCGGTGGCCCGCGTCCTCGGCCAGTCGGCGGGCGACGACCCCGGTGAGTTCCTCGACTCGTACCGCCGCATCACCCGCCGGGCGCATGCGGTGGTGGAGCACCTGTTCTACGAGGCCTGA